A genomic stretch from Candidatus Flexicrinis proximus includes:
- a CDS encoding dihydrofolate reductase family protein, with amino-acid sequence MRKVVSSLFVSIDGVVEAPDQWQFDVFDEDMGAAMVKELATLDAVLLGRVTYEEWASYWPNYPTDSLDAGFATFINNAPKYVVSNTLNSVGWGQFNNAHLIKGGDLAAELARLKSLPGKNIGVNGSPTLVRRLVLDGLLDRLTLLVHPVVAAYGKRRLFNDGDGIHQLKLVDHSVTGSGVALLTYEPR; translated from the coding sequence ATGAGAAAAGTCGTCTCAAGTCTGTTCGTTTCGATAGATGGCGTGGTCGAAGCACCCGACCAGTGGCAGTTCGATGTTTTCGACGAAGATATGGGTGCAGCGATGGTCAAGGAGCTTGCCACCCTCGACGCCGTGTTGTTGGGGCGCGTGACCTATGAGGAGTGGGCGTCCTACTGGCCCAACTACCCGACAGACTCGCTCGATGCGGGATTCGCAACATTTATCAACAACGCACCCAAATATGTCGTCTCGAACACCTTGAACAGTGTCGGATGGGGGCAATTTAACAATGCCCACCTGATCAAAGGCGGCGACCTCGCTGCCGAACTCGCGAGACTCAAGTCTCTTCCAGGCAAGAACATCGGGGTAAACGGCAGCCCTACACTTGTACGTCGGCTGGTGCTCGACGGTCTGCTCGACCGGTTGACACTGCTGGTACATCCGGTCGTGGCTGCTTACGGCAAGCGGCGGTTGTTCAATGACGGCGATGGCATCCATCAGTTGAAGCTGGTCGACCACAGCGTCACCGGTTCCGGAGTTGCCCTCCTCACTTACGAGCCACGCTAA
- a CDS encoding fasciclin domain-containing protein, whose protein sequence is MRLLSRLLLIVLLTVIALVPAGAQTQTIAAAVAANADLSTLFTVLATSGLLEAMDSPDVELTLFAPTNVAFDAVPSEALEALQADPGLLMRVLTYHVVEANLASGDLLTAASAPTLVVEALEDPGMGGELAFTAGGDSLLVNGVHIITADIAASNGVIHVIDAVLFPPEVAEMLGMEPAGEPQLIVAGTLNPGGLENDGLFVTDAALLELSVTTDFTDIASIESAAFGGNGGIYITVDLAIGEDGVITAGGLLYNPGFMSDGFSEVWLVSGENSGIIAPKGLQVLETLGVVAIADQGAKNVKLFSLDAEPDDAPTAVLSIGEGGSVWDVWYDLINDTLYAAKTNGDLIAYDFFSETLGVDGPDRIITPTDADGNKISINLHGIEIDYDSNTVILTDVGDATVNTDGQIFLMRAVSISDGPTAVDARIFGDQTRLGNPVDVIFDGAGIYVAEKANDLLMYYADILFVEGDLNAPATIAVAATKVEAVAIFPTRESTVIEEMGLME, encoded by the coding sequence ATGAGATTACTCTCCCGTTTACTGTTAATTGTACTGCTGACGGTTATCGCCCTGGTACCGGCAGGTGCTCAGACACAGACTATCGCAGCAGCCGTTGCCGCCAACGCGGATTTGTCGACCTTGTTTACAGTTCTGGCGACTTCCGGCCTGCTCGAAGCGATGGATAGCCCCGATGTCGAACTTACCCTGTTCGCCCCGACCAACGTGGCGTTTGATGCTGTTCCCTCGGAGGCGCTGGAAGCCTTGCAGGCCGATCCAGGGCTGCTCATGCGCGTCCTGACCTATCACGTTGTTGAAGCGAATCTTGCCTCCGGCGACCTGCTGACGGCGGCCTCGGCACCTACATTGGTAGTCGAAGCCCTTGAAGACCCGGGGATGGGCGGTGAACTCGCCTTTACGGCGGGTGGTGACTCGCTTCTTGTCAACGGTGTGCACATTATCACGGCCGATATCGCGGCGTCGAACGGCGTGATTCATGTTATAGATGCCGTGTTGTTCCCGCCAGAAGTCGCTGAAATGCTGGGGATGGAACCCGCCGGTGAGCCGCAGCTTATCGTGGCCGGAACGCTGAATCCGGGCGGTCTGGAAAATGACGGGCTGTTCGTGACCGACGCGGCCCTGTTGGAACTATCCGTAACCACCGATTTTACCGACATCGCCAGCATCGAGAGCGCGGCATTTGGGGGAAACGGGGGCATCTACATCACCGTTGACCTGGCCATCGGCGAAGATGGCGTCATCACGGCTGGGGGTCTTCTCTATAACCCGGGATTCATGTCGGATGGTTTCAGCGAGGTCTGGTTGGTCTCCGGGGAAAACAGCGGCATCATCGCCCCTAAAGGCCTGCAGGTTCTGGAAACCCTCGGTGTGGTCGCTATCGCCGATCAGGGCGCGAAGAATGTTAAGTTGTTCTCGCTCGATGCCGAACCCGACGACGCGCCAACTGCGGTGCTCTCGATTGGTGAGGGCGGAAGCGTTTGGGACGTGTGGTATGACCTCATCAACGACACGCTGTACGCGGCCAAGACCAACGGGGATTTGATCGCCTATGATTTCTTCAGCGAGACATTGGGCGTAGATGGGCCGGATCGCATCATCACCCCAACCGACGCCGATGGCAACAAGATTTCGATCAACCTGCATGGGATCGAGATCGATTACGACAGCAACACCGTGATTCTGACGGATGTTGGAGATGCGACGGTCAACACCGACGGCCAGATCTTTCTGATGCGCGCGGTCAGTATCTCTGATGGCCCGACTGCGGTGGATGCGCGGATTTTCGGGGATCAGACCCGGCTGGGTAACCCGGTCGACGTGATTTTCGATGGCGCAGGCATCTATGTCGCGGAGAAAGCCAATGACTTGCTGATGTACTACGCGGATATCCTGTTTGTCGAAGGCGACTTGAACGCCCCTGCCACCATCGCCGTTGCGGCGACGAAAGTCGAAGCCGTGGCGATCTTCCCGACCCGTGAAAGCACAGTGATCGAAGAAATGGGACTGATGGAGTAA
- a CDS encoding DUF3048 domain-containing protein, translating to MKRLFGLGVVAVLALFAATNRTPAAAQLFNTNTPEPEPIAFFTNTPPGPTKTATPTATATFTPTFTPTNTSTPTNTPTPTPTPNGPFSYPEGINPLTGQMYPNDEARNRRNLIVKISNYPPIVRPQTNVNMADVVFEVEAEGGVTRFAAIFRSQLPELVGSVRSARLLDLELIPMFQALLAYSGTSDPIQNLILSSPYTYQTFSPLKGDNEDAGFIRIPQEGKAFEHTLFLQPAKLLEKATVRGVNTPYKPFGFAFSDAPDPDGEPATDIFIDWYGQTDARWQFDSDTGRYLRYTDGLMHTDAATDEQLWADNLIIIEVPHNNRPDLFPEGATYTSLEIALWDQGRAYLVRDGVFYQGYWRRRDREPGSALQIIYGDNVPIMLKPGRTWVSVVRFLGDALITDQQADMAATATAIFSVATATPDPAADSGD from the coding sequence ATGAAACGCCTTTTCGGATTAGGCGTGGTCGCAGTGCTGGCGTTGTTTGCCGCCACAAATCGCACCCCCGCCGCCGCTCAACTGTTTAATACCAATACCCCCGAACCGGAACCTATCGCGTTCTTCACCAACACGCCGCCGGGGCCGACCAAGACTGCAACGCCAACGGCGACCGCGACGTTTACACCCACCTTTACGCCGACCAATACATCGACGCCGACCAACACCCCGACCCCAACGCCTACGCCTAATGGCCCGTTCAGCTACCCGGAAGGCATCAATCCGCTGACGGGACAGATGTACCCGAACGACGAAGCCCGCAATCGGCGCAATCTGATCGTCAAGATCAGCAACTACCCCCCTATCGTCCGCCCGCAGACCAATGTCAATATGGCTGATGTGGTATTCGAGGTGGAAGCCGAGGGCGGCGTAACCCGTTTCGCGGCGATCTTCCGCAGCCAGCTCCCTGAGCTGGTGGGCTCGGTACGCTCAGCGCGGCTGCTGGACCTCGAACTCATACCGATGTTCCAGGCGCTGCTCGCCTATTCCGGCACGAGCGACCCGATCCAGAACCTGATCCTTTCGTCTCCCTACACGTATCAGACTTTCTCCCCGCTCAAAGGCGATAACGAGGACGCCGGATTCATCCGCATCCCGCAGGAAGGTAAAGCATTCGAGCACACCCTGTTCCTGCAGCCGGCCAAACTGTTGGAAAAAGCAACGGTCCGTGGCGTCAATACACCGTATAAGCCGTTTGGCTTCGCCTTCAGCGATGCGCCCGACCCGGACGGTGAACCGGCGACTGACATCTTCATCGACTGGTATGGCCAGACGGATGCGCGCTGGCAGTTCGACAGCGACACGGGCCGCTACCTGCGTTATACCGATGGATTGATGCATACCGATGCGGCTACGGACGAGCAGCTTTGGGCCGACAACCTGATCATCATCGAAGTGCCGCACAACAACCGCCCCGACTTGTTCCCGGAAGGCGCAACGTATACCTCGCTCGAAATCGCGCTGTGGGATCAGGGCCGCGCGTATCTGGTGCGCGATGGTGTGTTCTATCAGGGCTATTGGCGGCGGCGCGACCGTGAACCGGGAAGCGCCCTGCAAATCATTTACGGTGACAATGTGCCGATTATGCTGAAGCCCGGCCGCACATGGGTCAGCGTGGTACGGTTCCTGGGGGACGCACTCATCACGGATCAGCAAGCTGACATGGCTGCAACCGCGACCGCGATCTTCTCGGTTGCGACCGCGACGCCTGATCCAGCGGCGGATTCCGGCGACTAA
- a CDS encoding HAMP domain-containing histidine kinase, producing the protein MNRLWIRLTLTFLLLVWLMIGAMALVVQRVTETGFRQYLVQREASNVSDDLIDRLQDYYANNGSWNGVVLTTGGRGEGGNRGATTRLADATGAVVASSSNAGGTGGELSDEELALSAAIIVNGEKVGYLSRQTPGSAAFGTAETLFLNEASQTLFVLAAVLSVLAVGIGVGLAWLLMRPLSLLTETVRSLKSDKLGQQVKVQGTQEITALADAFNAVSTELAQGEMTRQRMAADIAHELRTPVTVLRGHLEAMRDGIFPLNQEHLAVVYDQTLHLGRLVDDLRMLTLAQSRHLSLNLVSISSHELVNELIESFRPLALDAGVRLELDEASGPVTVKADAIRIRQVIGNLLTNALRHTPADGEIAIRIEANRDHARFSVCNSGSTLDEKDIDRVFLPFWRASESRERDSGGSGLGLAISKQLVELHNGKMWVESSPTRVCFKVELPLA; encoded by the coding sequence ATGAATAGGCTGTGGATTCGCCTAACCCTAACATTTCTCCTGCTGGTCTGGCTGATGATCGGTGCAATGGCGCTGGTTGTCCAGCGTGTTACCGAAACCGGTTTTCGCCAGTATCTGGTCCAGCGCGAAGCCTCCAATGTCAGTGACGACCTGATTGACCGCCTTCAGGACTATTATGCGAACAACGGATCCTGGAACGGCGTTGTCCTGACCACGGGTGGGCGAGGAGAAGGCGGAAACCGCGGCGCCACAACTCGCCTGGCGGATGCGACAGGAGCGGTAGTCGCTTCGTCCAGTAATGCAGGAGGTACAGGGGGCGAATTATCCGATGAAGAGCTTGCGCTCTCGGCTGCAATCATTGTGAATGGTGAAAAAGTCGGCTACCTGTCGCGCCAGACACCGGGCAGCGCGGCCTTCGGAACGGCCGAAACGCTATTCCTGAACGAGGCCAGTCAGACACTGTTCGTTCTGGCCGCCGTGCTATCGGTGCTGGCCGTAGGCATTGGTGTCGGACTTGCATGGCTGTTGATGCGACCGCTCAGCTTGCTGACCGAGACGGTGCGCAGCCTGAAATCCGACAAACTCGGCCAACAGGTGAAAGTGCAAGGCACGCAGGAAATCACCGCGCTGGCAGATGCCTTTAACGCGGTTTCGACAGAGTTGGCGCAGGGAGAGATGACTCGTCAGCGGATGGCCGCGGATATCGCGCATGAACTCAGGACGCCAGTAACGGTGCTGCGCGGCCACCTGGAAGCGATGCGTGACGGTATCTTCCCTCTCAATCAGGAACATCTGGCGGTGGTTTATGATCAGACACTGCATCTGGGTCGATTGGTAGACGACCTGCGGATGCTGACGCTTGCCCAGTCCCGGCATCTGTCTCTCAACCTGGTATCCATATCGTCGCACGAACTGGTAAACGAACTGATCGAGAGCTTCCGTCCATTGGCGCTTGATGCAGGAGTTCGGCTTGAACTGGACGAAGCATCCGGGCCGGTGACTGTCAAGGCCGATGCAATTCGCATACGGCAAGTTATCGGCAACCTGCTCACTAACGCTCTGCGGCATACGCCAGCGGACGGCGAAATCGCGATCCGTATCGAAGCAAACCGCGACCACGCGCGCTTTTCCGTGTGCAACAGCGGCAGCACGCTCGACGAAAAGGATATCGATCGCGTATTTTTGCCGTTCTGGCGCGCATCCGAGTCGCGCGAGCGCGACAGCGGCGGCAGTGGCCTCGGGCTGGCGATCTCTAAGCAGTTGGTTGAGCTGCACAACGGCAAGATGTGGGTGGAGTCCTCGCCCACGCGGGTCTGCTTCAAGGTCGAACTGCCGTTGGCCTGA
- a CDS encoding response regulator transcription factor, which yields MSRKILIADDEQHILETLKLYLEQDGFQVVSARNGREAVFVFRHEQPDLVVLDVMMPELDGREAARLIRKESAVPLIFLTARVDEVDQIAGLEIGADEYITKPFSPRIVVARVRAILRRVHGELANEPTIYRNKTLELNSETRLVHLDGKRIDLTPSEFGILRSLITRPGRVFTRMELLDAVQGEAFAGYERTIDVHVKNLRIKIESDPKDPQYIETAYGVGYRMRPDHE from the coding sequence ATGAGCCGCAAAATCCTGATCGCCGACGATGAGCAGCATATCCTGGAGACTCTGAAATTGTACCTTGAGCAGGACGGGTTTCAGGTCGTCAGCGCACGGAACGGACGCGAGGCCGTATTTGTCTTTCGGCACGAACAGCCGGATCTGGTTGTACTCGATGTAATGATGCCCGAACTCGACGGGCGTGAAGCGGCGCGACTCATTCGCAAAGAAAGCGCCGTGCCGTTGATCTTCCTGACCGCGAGGGTCGATGAAGTGGATCAGATCGCAGGTCTGGAGATCGGCGCGGATGAGTACATCACCAAACCGTTCAGCCCACGTATTGTGGTGGCACGCGTCAGAGCGATCCTGCGGCGGGTACACGGGGAGCTTGCGAACGAACCGACTATATACAGAAACAAGACGCTGGAACTGAACTCGGAAACACGTCTTGTCCACCTCGACGGTAAGCGCATCGACCTCACACCCAGCGAATTCGGTATCCTCAGATCGCTGATCACCCGGCCAGGCCGGGTGTTTACGCGGATGGAGCTTCTTGACGCGGTCCAGGGCGAAGCTTTTGCCGGGTATGAACGGACAATTGACGTGCATGTCAAGAATCTGCGCATCAAGATTGAGAGCGATCCGAAGGACCCACAGTACATCGAAACCGCCTATGGGGTGGGATATCGGATGAGGCCGGACCATGAATAG
- the ilvD gene encoding dihydroxy-acid dehydratase yields MPELKTQLNTRSRALLEGDNRAGARAMLKAIGLTDDDLNKPLIAIANTWTEIGPCNFHLRRLSAKIKEGIRAAGGTPLEFNTISISDGITMGTEGMKASLISREMIADSIELVARANYFDGVIALSSCDKTIPGTIMALIRLDLPSVMIYGGSIDTGHYNGRDLTIQDVYEAIGAFAKGSISREEFHAIESLACPGPGACGGQFTANTMATLSEIMGISPMGANDIPAMDSAKDSVSFDIGGMIMQLIEDDWRPSKYINRHSLENAIASAAASGGSTNAVLHTLAFAREAGIPFTIDDIEAISSRTPLLADLKPTGKYAAIDMHRAGGIRLLAQRMLEGGYLHADSLTVTGKTIAEEAASAVETPGQKVIAPLDNPIHESGGLVILKGNLAPNGAVIKLKGDEPTLHRGPARVFEREEDAMDAVQHGMIVSGDVVVIRYEGPVGGPGMREMLGVTAAISGQGLGREVLLITDGRFSGATRGLCIGHVAPEAMLGGPIGLVHEGDLIEIDANARRLSLLIDDAELARRKAAWRAPKPHYTSGVLAKYAATAHQADDGAATNILR; encoded by the coding sequence ATGCCTGAACTCAAGACCCAATTGAACACCCGCAGTCGCGCCCTCCTTGAAGGCGACAACCGCGCTGGTGCCCGTGCCATGCTCAAGGCCATCGGCCTCACGGACGACGATCTCAACAAGCCTTTGATTGCGATCGCCAATACCTGGACTGAAATCGGACCGTGCAACTTTCACCTGAGGCGGCTGTCAGCCAAGATTAAAGAGGGCATCCGGGCCGCCGGCGGCACCCCGCTTGAGTTCAATACGATCAGCATCAGCGACGGCATTACGATGGGAACCGAGGGCATGAAAGCCTCGCTCATCAGCCGCGAAATGATTGCCGACAGCATTGAGTTGGTCGCGCGCGCCAATTACTTCGATGGTGTGATCGCGTTGTCTTCATGTGATAAGACCATTCCTGGCACGATCATGGCGCTGATCCGCCTCGACCTACCGAGCGTGATGATCTATGGCGGCAGCATTGATACGGGGCACTACAACGGGCGTGACCTGACCATTCAGGATGTATACGAAGCGATTGGAGCGTTTGCGAAGGGGTCAATCAGCCGTGAAGAGTTCCACGCAATTGAGTCGCTGGCGTGCCCCGGTCCGGGCGCATGCGGCGGGCAATTTACAGCCAACACAATGGCGACCCTCAGTGAAATCATGGGCATTAGTCCGATGGGGGCCAACGACATCCCGGCCATGGATTCGGCAAAAGATTCGGTAAGTTTTGATATCGGCGGAATGATTATGCAATTGATCGAGGACGACTGGCGTCCATCGAAATACATCAACCGCCACAGCCTCGAAAATGCGATCGCATCGGCAGCGGCCTCTGGCGGCAGCACCAATGCCGTATTGCACACCCTGGCCTTCGCGCGCGAGGCGGGTATTCCGTTCACCATCGATGACATCGAAGCGATTTCCTCGCGCACGCCGCTTCTGGCCGATCTCAAGCCGACTGGCAAATACGCTGCGATTGATATGCACAGGGCGGGAGGTATCCGGCTCCTGGCGCAGCGCATGCTTGAGGGAGGCTATCTGCATGCCGACTCGCTGACTGTAACGGGCAAGACGATTGCCGAAGAAGCCGCCAGCGCGGTTGAGACCCCCGGCCAGAAGGTGATCGCCCCACTCGACAACCCTATCCATGAGAGCGGTGGCCTGGTGATCCTGAAGGGTAACCTTGCGCCGAACGGCGCGGTCATCAAGCTCAAGGGGGATGAACCGACCCTGCACCGCGGCCCCGCGCGCGTGTTTGAACGTGAGGAAGACGCGATGGATGCCGTTCAGCACGGCATGATCGTCTCCGGAGATGTCGTTGTCATCCGTTATGAGGGACCCGTTGGCGGCCCTGGCATGCGCGAAATGCTTGGGGTGACAGCCGCGATCAGCGGGCAGGGGCTGGGCCGTGAGGTGCTGCTCATCACGGATGGACGTTTCAGCGGCGCTACCCGCGGCCTGTGCATCGGTCACGTCGCACCTGAAGCGATGCTCGGTGGGCCGATTGGCCTTGTCCACGAAGGCGACCTGATCGAAATCGACGCCAATGCGCGCCGCCTGAGTCTGCTAATCGATGATGCGGAACTGGCGCGGCGTAAAGCCGCATGGCGCGCACCGAAACCGCATTACACCAGCGGCGTGCTGGCAAAATACGCGGCGACTGCCCATCAGGCCGACGATGGCGCGGCGACCAATATTCTGCGCTAA
- a CDS encoding thrombospondin type 3 repeat-containing protein — MRRLPALILFVLAILSSSIAFAQTGDTDGDGVGDARDRCPTTAGPTALMGCPDGDNDGVADVDDACAAVPGVPENRGCPPDSDGDGVGDFEDRCPTEGGPSQNGGCPLPATHAETIAPTSTPSPQLNPLIPPADGPCVAAPYLAGRVNARKAPGATAEVVAILEPNVLYPVRGLVALPDEEESYLVIKLEDLIVTSIAPAGSTGPFDPAFLGGVFVAASTMKIGGDCGPTPVALLVPAIQKVRQAAARAYVKTAKLFVRKSGGVGEYMKIRLTDILVSSLLDTSAGHGTGSGAGKVSYSDLSFIVATVIEGEDGAEVLFDMTEVDPSAASADYLLLLDDIKGESSDEAAPTPVMDAILQVLVLAAKLNDGSESSSDAATCEGQAIDQLKAQGATVQVMVTDSGLDFVLALPDGSQPDPVPPCAAAAGGEISIESFSWGNNPQGSLVKVGPGVLTLGNGMSFSDDGAVCIDMQPADSPPLCVPTELPAVQ, encoded by the coding sequence ATGAGACGTTTGCCTGCCCTGATACTTTTCGTATTGGCGATACTCAGCAGCAGTATCGCCTTTGCACAAACGGGCGACACGGACGGAGACGGCGTGGGCGATGCCCGTGACCGTTGTCCGACCACTGCCGGTCCCACTGCGCTCATGGGCTGCCCGGATGGCGACAACGACGGCGTCGCCGATGTTGACGATGCATGTGCAGCAGTCCCCGGCGTCCCGGAGAATCGCGGCTGTCCCCCGGACAGTGATGGCGACGGCGTTGGTGATTTCGAGGATCGTTGTCCCACTGAAGGGGGCCCTTCGCAGAACGGCGGCTGTCCACTTCCTGCAACCCATGCCGAGACCATAGCACCTACATCAACCCCCAGCCCGCAGCTCAATCCGCTTATTCCACCCGCGGATGGCCCGTGCGTTGCGGCCCCCTATCTGGCTGGTCGCGTCAACGCGCGCAAAGCGCCTGGTGCCACGGCTGAGGTTGTCGCCATTCTGGAGCCGAACGTCCTGTATCCGGTACGCGGCCTCGTCGCGCTGCCGGACGAAGAAGAGTCGTATCTGGTGATTAAACTGGAAGACTTGATCGTTACCAGTATCGCACCAGCCGGTTCAACTGGGCCGTTCGACCCTGCTTTTCTGGGCGGCGTGTTCGTTGCAGCCAGCACGATGAAGATTGGCGGCGACTGTGGTCCGACACCAGTTGCGCTGCTGGTGCCTGCCATTCAGAAAGTTCGCCAAGCCGCAGCACGGGCATACGTCAAGACAGCCAAACTGTTTGTCCGCAAGTCGGGTGGCGTCGGGGAATACATGAAGATCAGGCTGACCGATATTCTGGTGAGTTCGCTGCTGGACACGAGCGCGGGACACGGCACCGGCTCAGGCGCAGGCAAGGTCAGTTACAGCGACCTCTCGTTCATTGTCGCCACTGTTATCGAGGGCGAAGACGGCGCTGAGGTCTTATTTGATATGACCGAGGTCGACCCCAGTGCAGCATCTGCGGACTACCTGCTGCTCCTGGATGACATCAAAGGGGAAAGCAGTGATGAGGCGGCGCCAACGCCGGTGATGGATGCCATTCTGCAGGTGCTTGTTCTGGCAGCGAAGCTAAACGACGGCAGCGAATCATCCAGCGATGCGGCCACATGCGAAGGCCAGGCCATCGATCAACTTAAGGCGCAGGGCGCGACCGTGCAGGTGATGGTGACGGACAGCGGACTGGACTTCGTACTGGCACTTCCAGATGGATCGCAGCCAGACCCGGTTCCGCCCTGCGCTGCCGCGGCTGGCGGCGAAATCTCCATCGAGAGTTTCTCGTGGGGCAACAATCCCCAGGGGTCGCTCGTGAAGGTCGGGCCGGGCGTGCTGACACTGGGGAACGGCATGAGTTTCAGCGACGATGGGGCGGTGTGCATTGACATGCAGCCCGCTGACTCGCCGCCGCTGTGTGTCCCGACCGAACTCCCGGCAGTGCAATAA
- the ccsA gene encoding cytochrome c biogenesis protein CcsA, whose translation MSAVSPSAPQSKTAMAPMPRRLTILTIVTVVSLLVGLALALVLVGPDSTQGDVQRLFYIHMPSFFGAFFAFAAAVIGGLGYLRTRNIKWDLLAASGVEVGLALSFVNLLTGAIWAKPIWNTWWTWDPRLTSAAVMCLTYAAYLMLRNAIENPNQRRRFSAVYGILAFLTVIYTLVIIRIRPDTIHPTVIGASPTNAEGTFEATVSTAAALVPNLIIWGVLIPWTLIWHRLRLQNLIERVALRRAEVNAE comes from the coding sequence ATGAGCGCAGTATCCCCATCTGCCCCTCAGTCCAAGACCGCGATGGCGCCGATGCCGCGTCGTCTTACGATTCTGACTATCGTTACGGTCGTTTCCCTTCTGGTGGGACTGGCGTTGGCGTTGGTTCTGGTTGGGCCGGATAGCACGCAAGGCGACGTTCAGCGCCTGTTTTACATCCACATGCCTTCGTTCTTCGGTGCGTTCTTTGCGTTTGCCGCGGCGGTCATCGGCGGGCTTGGGTATCTTCGCACCCGCAACATCAAGTGGGATCTTCTGGCGGCAAGCGGTGTTGAAGTCGGGTTAGCGCTCTCGTTTGTCAATCTTCTGACCGGCGCAATCTGGGCGAAACCGATCTGGAACACGTGGTGGACCTGGGATCCCCGGCTGACCTCAGCAGCGGTGATGTGCCTGACCTACGCTGCGTACCTGATGCTTCGGAACGCCATCGAAAACCCAAATCAGCGCCGGCGCTTTTCTGCGGTATACGGCATCCTCGCATTCCTCACCGTGATCTACACGCTTGTGATTATCCGCATCCGACCAGACACCATTCACCCGACAGTAATCGGCGCATCCCCCACTAATGCAGAGGGAACTTTCGAGGCAACCGTCAGCACGGCGGCGGCACTCGTCCCTAATCTGATTATCTGGGGCGTTCTGATTCCATGGACGCTGATCTGGCACCGTCTGCGGCTGCAAAACCTTATTGAACGCGTGGCCCTGCGTCGCGCAGAAGTGAACGCGGAGTAA